Proteins found in one Deltaproteobacteria bacterium IMCC39524 genomic segment:
- a CDS encoding DUF423 domain-containing protein: MKVFVLLGSINAFLGVALGAFGAHGLKSKVSPEMLVVWQTGVQYHLVHALALLLIGILCHLMPDPALARNAGWAILIGILLFSGSLYVMVLSGARALGIITPLGGVAFLVGWLLLILAAWKNAS; the protein is encoded by the coding sequence ATGAAAGTTTTCGTTCTTCTCGGCAGCATCAATGCTTTCCTCGGCGTCGCTTTAGGCGCATTTGGCGCTCATGGTCTGAAAAGCAAGGTCTCCCCTGAGATGCTTGTGGTCTGGCAGACAGGTGTTCAGTATCACCTGGTTCATGCTCTCGCTCTTCTGCTCATCGGCATCCTCTGTCACTTGATGCCCGATCCTGCTTTGGCTCGCAACGCTGGATGGGCCATCCTGATCGGGATTCTCCTCTTCTCAGGCTCGTTGTATGTCATGGTCCTTTCCGGGGCCAGGGCGCTGGGTATTATTACCCCCTTGGGCGGTGTTGCATTTCTTGTAGGTTGGTTGTTGTTGATTCTTGCCGCCTGGAAAAATGCTTCCTGA
- a CDS encoding translation initiation factor Sui1: MKNSNSRLVYSCESGRTCPKCKKPIAGCVCRKSATLPPHGDGVVRVGRETKGRKGKGVTLVTGVPLPTSELKKLAKELKQKCGTGGTLKDGVIEIQGDHRDSLIEMLKARGWTVKRSGG, translated from the coding sequence ATGAAAAACAGCAACTCTCGCCTCGTCTATTCCTGCGAATCTGGCCGTACTTGCCCAAAGTGCAAGAAACCGATTGCTGGGTGTGTGTGTCGTAAATCGGCAACACTCCCTCCTCACGGGGATGGTGTTGTTCGTGTCGGTCGTGAAACCAAGGGACGTAAAGGCAAAGGAGTGACTCTGGTCACAGGTGTTCCGCTGCCAACCAGCGAACTCAAAAAACTTGCGAAAGAGTTGAAACAGAAATGCGGGACTGGCGGCACTCTCAAGGATGGCGTGATTGAGATACAGGGCGATCATCGCGATTCCTTGATTGAAATGCTTAAAGCCAGGGGTTGGACGGTTAAGAGGAGCGGGGGCTAG
- the lepB gene encoding signal peptidase I codes for MKLFAKKQAVNEQEPPKKSQLRDWTEALIVAAILALIIRTFVVQAFKIPSGSMEDTLLIGDHLLVSKFTYGLQVPFIEDRIFTIRDPERGDIIVFEFPEDKDKSYFKRRDFIKRVVGLPGDTVEIRNKSVYVNGERHLTPEAVYKDGNVTAGPRDNMPLVTVPPDNYFVMGDNRDRSYDSRFWRFVDRSAIKGLAFIKYWSWDKEKFMPRWGRIGRPIK; via the coding sequence ATGAAGCTTTTTGCAAAAAAGCAGGCTGTTAATGAACAGGAGCCGCCCAAGAAGTCCCAGTTGCGCGATTGGACAGAAGCACTGATTGTCGCTGCCATCCTTGCGCTGATTATTCGTACTTTCGTCGTTCAGGCCTTCAAAATCCCTTCTGGGTCCATGGAAGACACGTTGCTGATTGGTGACCATCTGCTGGTAAGCAAGTTCACTTACGGTTTACAGGTGCCCTTTATTGAAGACCGCATCTTTACGATTCGCGACCCGGAACGTGGTGACATCATTGTCTTCGAGTTTCCCGAAGATAAAGACAAGTCTTATTTCAAGCGTCGTGATTTCATCAAGCGTGTTGTTGGCCTGCCCGGAGACACTGTTGAGATCCGCAACAAAAGCGTTTACGTGAATGGCGAGCGGCATCTGACACCCGAAGCTGTCTACAAGGATGGCAACGTCACTGCCGGCCCACGTGACAACATGCCACTGGTCACTGTGCCGCCAGACAACTATTTCGTCATGGGAGACAATCGCGATCGTTCCTACGATAGCCGCTTCTGGCGTTTTGTCGACCGCTCGGCGATCAAGGGGTTGGCATTTATCAAGTATTGGTCCTGGGACAAGGAGAAGTTCATGCCGCGCTGGGGTCGCATCGGTCGTCCTATCAAGTAA